CATAGTCGGAGTGTCATATTCTCCGGGAACGGCAATTGATTTTATGTATGAAGGCATGCGGCTGGCAATTAAAAAGTCACTTCCAAAATTTACCGGCGAGTTAGTGTTCTGTGACTGGTAAAAACCAAATGCACCACATACATATTCATATTTCTTATTGGCTGTTGATTTGAAAACAATCTCTTCTGTTACGGTATTTTGCTTCTGTTTCTGAGTGATGGAATACATGTTCGCCGCTGTAAAGTCCTGATCCATGAACATTCTGTCCTTTAAGTTCTGGAAACTGGTCATCGCACTCATAGTATAGTTTCTTGTCTGATAACTGATGTTAAGGCCGGCATTCAACAGTCCGCGGTAGTAGGTGCTCTCCAGATTAGTTGAAACATCGCCTGTCTTACCAGTTGTTTTGTCATATTTAGCATAAGGATATCCACCCTGATCACTATATTCATAACTTACATTCAAGTCCAGTTTCAAATTATCCTTTGGTAACCAGATGCTGCGTATCCTTCCGCCACCATCGCTAAACGGATCAGCCTTCTTATTCAGATATACGTTTTTGAAGAATCCTCCGCTTTTATCATAAAAACCGCCTGCCGAGAAAGCAAACTTATCACTTACTCGGTGATAATGTGTCAATGAGGCTGAATAACTATCATAAGTTCCGGCACTCAGTTTGAGGTCGGTTCCCTGATAACTGAAAGGTGATTTTGTATGCAGCTTGATTAATCCACCCATTGCATTCCTGCCATAAAGAGTACTTTGCGGTCCGCGCAACACTTCAATACTTTCAATGTCTGAGAAGTTAAAGTCGAAGGCCGATTTATCTATATAAGGAATATCATCCACATACAGTCCCACAGAAGGAGTATTTATTCTGGAACCAATTCCGCGGATATAAATGGCGGAAGTCAGTCGGGAACCATAATCAGGAATAAAGAGATTAGGCACAATCCCATTCATGCTTTTCAGAGAGTTCACCTGATAGGCCTGCATCTCATGCTGAGAGATTGTTGAAACTGTTATAGGAAGCTGGCGGAAGTGTTTCGACTCTTTTGGAGAAGCCGTAACAACAATTTCTTTTATTTTTATACTATTGGTGGTATCCTTTCCTATAAT
This genomic interval from uncultured Bacteroides sp. contains the following:
- a CDS encoding TonB-dependent receptor plug domain-containing protein, producing MKRNVLLLLVLLLTNYLRAGDIIGKDTTNSIKIKEIVVTASPKESKHFRQLPITVSTISQHEMQAYQVNSLKSMNGIVPNLFIPDYGSRLTSAIYIRGIGSRINTPSVGLYVDDIPYIDKSAFDFNFSDIESIEVLRGPQSTLYGRNAMGGLIKLHTKSPFSYQGTDLKLSAGTYDSYSASLTHYHRVSDKFAFSAGGFYDKSGGFFKNVYLNKKADPFSDGGGRIRSIWLPKDNLKLDLNVSYEYSDQGGYPYAKYDKTTGKTGDVSTNLESTYYRGLLNAGLNISYQTRNYTMSAMTSFQNLKDRMFMDQDFTAANMYSITQKQKQNTVTEEIVFKSTANKKYEYVCGAFGFYQSQNTNSPVNFGSDFLIASRMPSYIKSIAVPGEYDTPTMGAALFHQSTFNNILFKGLSASIGLRLDYEKTKISYNTNATINSQPMQTTILTGDAKDDYLQLLPKLALKYDFSDNKTGNVYASVSKGYRSGGYNYQMFADLVQGLMMASPASSYSLSNVDVKNAIIYKPEYTWSYEAGTHLSLLDNKLTADLAAFYMDTRDQQIVKFAPSGLGRMTVNAGHSASLGAEASVRAIITNALSLNASYGYTHATFKDYIGQVKNQQQQIVSVDYKDNYVPMIPQNTFSLGGEYAFTFQNCFINKLVFNAQYNGVGRIYWTESNDLTQKSYGLLNGKIGITMNKVQVDFWGRNLTDKSYATFGFVSSSNTFMQKGRPMQAGVDLRYRF